The following are encoded in a window of uncultured Ilyobacter sp. genomic DNA:
- the trmD gene encoding tRNA (guanosine(37)-N1)-methyltransferase TrmD: protein MKINILTLFPEMFNGFKSESIIRRAIEGEFLEINAIDIRSFCYDKHKQADDLPFGGGAGMVLKPEPLFNALENITGKVIYTSPQGKRFDQKMAIELSEEDEITIIAGHYEGIDERVIEEKVDFEISIGDFVLTGGELPAMVIADAIARLIPGVIKKDSYENDSFYNGLLDHPHYTRPAEYRGKSVPDVLLSGNHKKIDDWRLKESLKRTLLRRPDILEGREFTKLEKKLMKEIKEELCKE from the coding sequence TTGAAAATTAATATACTGACTCTTTTTCCTGAGATGTTTAACGGCTTTAAAAGTGAGAGTATCATTAGAAGAGCTATCGAAGGAGAATTTCTTGAGATAAACGCTATAGATATAAGGTCTTTCTGCTATGACAAACATAAGCAGGCTGATGATCTTCCATTTGGCGGGGGAGCGGGGATGGTTCTTAAACCTGAGCCACTTTTCAATGCCCTCGAAAATATAACTGGGAAAGTGATATATACTTCTCCTCAAGGAAAAAGATTTGATCAGAAAATGGCAATAGAGCTGTCGGAAGAGGATGAGATCACAATAATAGCAGGTCACTATGAGGGAATAGATGAGAGGGTAATTGAGGAAAAAGTAGACTTTGAAATATCCATAGGAGATTTTGTTTTAACAGGAGGAGAACTTCCTGCCATGGTCATAGCTGATGCCATAGCGCGGCTTATTCCTGGGGTTATAAAAAAGGACTCCTATGAGAATGACTCTTTTTATAACGGACTTCTAGATCATCCTCATTATACAAGACCTGCAGAGTATAGAGGGAAAAGTGTCCCTGATGTACTTCTTTCTGGAAACCATAAAAAAATAGATGATTGGAGGCTAAAAGAGAGCCTCAAAAGAACCCTTTTAAGAAGGCCTGATATTTTAGAGGGAAGAGAGTTTACAAAACTCGAAAAAAAACTTATGAAAGAGATAAAAGAGGAGCTTTGCAAAGAGTAA
- a CDS encoding KH domain-containing protein: MEKLEKLLYYVVSQMVKTETDIRITYEILDDTVTFRVSVADGELGKVIGKNGLTANAIRGVMQAAGVKDKLNVNVEFLD, from the coding sequence ATGGAAAAATTGGAAAAGCTTCTTTACTACGTTGTGTCACAGATGGTAAAAACAGAAACAGATATAAGAATTACATATGAAATTCTCGACGATACAGTTACTTTCAGAGTAAGTGTGGCTGATGGAGAACTTGGAAAAGTAATAGGAAAGAACGGACTTACTGCAAATGCAATCAGAGGAGTAATGCAGGCAGCAGGGGTAAAAGACAAGTTAAATGTAAATGTAGAATTTTTAGACTAA
- a CDS encoding DUF4911 domain-containing protein codes for MQSYEFFVDSEKKHIDFINKIIEAYEGIGVVRTLDASLGLIKIISTDDFKEFVREVLQDLDSRGITAKITEEGPWKGEL; via the coding sequence ATGCAAAGTTATGAATTTTTTGTAGACAGCGAAAAAAAGCACATTGATTTTATAAATAAAATTATTGAAGCCTATGAAGGTATAGGGGTTGTAAGAACTCTCGATGCTTCCCTAGGACTTATAAAAATAATATCTACAGATGATTTTAAAGAGTTTGTAAGAGAGGTTTTACAAGACCTAGACAGCCGTGGAATAACTGCCAAAATAACTGAAGAGGGCCCTTGGAAAGGTGAACTCTAA
- a CDS encoding CHASE4 domain-containing protein yields the protein MRKKIIISITLSSFIIFFLLFWFISENIKKDYKEFELRRSIARYSTIKNEFKSLSDNLKTLNSDWGMWDDTYEFVQNKNEKYIKSNLGSESIETLGIDYLYITNLDGKTIYSTGYDHKNQRGIVPPEKLLFNLLDFDDSSGIYIDEENKVMIFSSDSITDSLGLKKSIGRIIMAYEFQLDDLNNKLGTQLEFLHIKPLEENTFEVNISQDKVYNKFYIPSVSNKSLVLKDSLDADILVLGKDSIEKYAWMFFTNLIVLILIISFRIEKLILSRLKKIEISVEEIIEKKDLSRRLEVAGNDEISLLKKISMFF from the coding sequence TTGAGAAAAAAAATAATAATTTCTATCACATTAAGTAGTTTCATTATATTTTTCTTACTTTTTTGGTTTATAAGTGAAAATATAAAAAAAGACTATAAAGAGTTTGAACTCAGACGCTCAATAGCACGTTATAGCACTATAAAAAATGAATTTAAGAGTTTATCTGATAATCTAAAAACTTTGAATTCCGACTGGGGAATGTGGGATGATACTTACGAGTTTGTACAAAATAAAAATGAAAAATATATAAAATCAAATTTAGGGTCAGAAAGTATTGAAACATTGGGTATAGATTACTTATACATAACTAATTTAGACGGAAAAACCATTTACAGTACTGGTTATGATCATAAAAATCAAAGAGGAATCGTTCCGCCAGAAAAATTACTTTTTAATCTGCTTGATTTTGATGACTCATCAGGAATATATATAGATGAAGAAAATAAAGTTATGATCTTTTCTTCAGATTCAATCACAGACTCTTTAGGACTAAAAAAAAGTATAGGAAGAATAATAATGGCATATGAGTTTCAGTTAGATGACCTAAATAACAAATTAGGAACCCAACTAGAATTTTTACATATAAAACCATTGGAAGAAAACACTTTTGAAGTAAATATATCACAAGATAAAGTATATAATAAATTTTATATTCCATCTGTTAGCAATAAGAGCTTAGTTTTAAAAGATAGCTTAGATGCAGATATCCTTGTACTAGGAAAAGATAGCATAGAAAAATATGCATGGATGTTTTTTACAAATTTGATTGTTTTGATTTTAATAATCTCATTTAGAATTGAAAAATTAATATTGTCTCGTCTCAAAAAAATTGAAATTTCAGTTGAAGAAATAATAGAAAAAAAAGATTTAAGTAGAAGGCTTGAAGTTGCAGGAAATGATGAAATATCATTATTGAAAAAAATATCAATGTTTTTTTAG
- a CDS encoding RNA methyltransferase, which produces MREKIYLGLVHYPVYNKRSEVVCTSVTNFDIHDISRTCKTYDVKGYHIIVPLDAQKELTNRILGYWQDGFGANHNKDREEAFSSTCVSESIEKTIELIEKEEGKKPLIITTSARIYPNSISYRDLSQKIMDDDNVYLLLFGTGWGLTEEVMNSSKYILEPIRGNTKYNHLSVRSAVSIILDRLLGEN; this is translated from the coding sequence ATGAGAGAGAAAATATATTTAGGATTGGTCCACTATCCAGTTTATAATAAAAGATCAGAGGTTGTATGTACTTCTGTTACAAATTTTGATATACACGATATATCAAGAACATGCAAGACCTATGATGTAAAGGGTTATCATATAATTGTTCCTTTAGATGCCCAAAAAGAACTTACAAATAGGATATTAGGCTACTGGCAGGACGGTTTCGGTGCCAATCACAACAAAGACAGAGAGGAAGCTTTTTCCTCTACCTGTGTGAGTGAGTCTATAGAAAAAACCATTGAGTTGATCGAAAAAGAAGAGGGAAAAAAACCTCTGATAATAACAACATCAGCTAGGATTTATCCAAACTCCATCTCATACAGAGATCTTTCCCAAAAGATAATGGATGATGACAATGTATACCTTCTGCTTTTTGGTACAGGATGGGGACTGACAGAGGAAGTTATGAATTCGTCTAAATATATTTTAGAGCCCATCAGAGGAAATACAAAATATAACCATCTTTCAGTAAGATCAGCTGTTTCAATTATTTTAGACAGGCTGCTGGGAGAAAATTAA
- the rpsO gene encoding 30S ribosomal protein S15 — MKTKAELVKEFGKFEGDTGSTEVQVAILTERINHLTDHLKTHKKDHHSRLGLLKMVGKRRRLLNYMMKKDLDGYRALIAKLGIRK; from the coding sequence ATGAAAACTAAAGCAGAATTAGTTAAAGAGTTTGGAAAATTTGAAGGGGATACAGGATCTACAGAGGTGCAAGTTGCTATCTTAACTGAGAGAATCAACCACTTAACTGATCACTTAAAAACACACAAGAAGGATCACCATTCAAGATTAGGTCTTTTAAAAATGGTAGGAAAAAGAAGAAGACTTCTTAACTACATGATGAAGAAAGATCTTGATGGTTACAGAGCTCTTATTGCAAAATTAGGAATAAGAAAATAA
- a CDS encoding rubredoxin, whose amino-acid sequence MEKWRCVPCGYIYDPAIVDEAGSIKPSVKFEDLPEDWVCPLCGAPKEDFESAQ is encoded by the coding sequence ATGGAAAAATGGAGATGTGTACCTTGTGGTTACATTTATGACCCTGCAATTGTTGATGAGGCTGGCAGTATAAAGCCAAGTGTAAAATTTGAAGACCTTCCTGAAGATTGGGTATGCCCTCTCTGTGGAGCTCCAAAAGAGGACTTTGAGTCGGCCCAATAA
- a CDS encoding PolC-type DNA polymerase III — MYKNKVKIKPRGNIFESIGIKNIDITEIVVYEREKKIELNCLVSTTASLKELDILENALATKFGEDADLHFELEFLNKEITKNDLKEIIERIIREIKRKNAISRSFLYLYRISIQNEHIDIELKNETAVDILIESNIHEKLNHRLKRYGIRNFEVRLVSGDFTKELKEVDNSIIKIEKELEKKIVSEELKSTAAVKKAAPVATSESRDVIIGKIIKGKTISFEAFGEIYDGENCVLEGQLFSIERRELKSGKILVTFNITNLENSISCKKFMEKSEADKLSIKENIWVKLNGKKQRDKYSNDEEILMMGSINIIESKTIEREDRAEEKMVELHTHTKMSEMVGSIDAKDLVKRALKYGHKALAVTDYGSVHAFPFVYKAAKGSDLKVIFGCDAYMVDDTRPMVENPKDVLIQEETYVVYDLETMGLNSHENEIIEIGAIKLKGTRIVDKYSQLINPGKSIPGKIQELTGITDDMVKNEPSIEAVLPKFLEFAGDATLVAHNARFDIGFLTRDVKKYIGIKDYKPSVIDTLQWARDLLPDLRGHGLKSVTKKLGVALENHHRAVDDSQATAHMFAIFLEKFIEMGAVKLNKLDGVFPVNIKKQDTSNVILLVKNNTGLKNLYKLVSEAHINYYGNKKPRIPRSLIEENREGIIIGGPMSMHFANEGELASAYFRYNLDCLNEKIDFYDYIELQPRESYSELNEKEGTGTISSLDNIQKANKFLYDLAKLKGKRVTATSNVHYLDEEDHRVRSILLYGSGGVFRENQYNSDNKFYFRTTNEMLREFFYLGEGVAREIVVESTNAIADEIENVQPVPSGFYPPKIDDSEKIVKEMTYEKAYKIYGNPLPEIVEQRLERELKAIIGNGFSVLYLSAQKLVKESLDNGYLVGSRGSVGSSLVAFMMDITEVNALYPHYICSNEDCRYSEFMDKEGAGVDLPDKSCPKCGKNLKKEGHAIPFEVFMGFNGDKVPDIDLNFSGEYQSEVHRYCERLFGKENVFKAGTISTLAEKNAYGYVKKYFEEHNLSVRNAEIIRLAKKCEGAKKTTGQHPGGMIVVPQGHSIYEFCPVQKPANDEKNESITTHFDYHVMDEQLVKLDILGHDDPTTIKLLQEYTGVDIYDVPLADPETLKIFSGTESLGVTPEQINSVIGTYGVPEFGTQFVRQMLLDTMPTTFAELVRISGLSHGTDVWLNNAQEFVRKGEATLSEIISVRDDIMNYLIDSGIEKGTAFKIMEFVRKGRPSKEAEAWGDYSKLMKEHDVPDWYIESCRRIKYMFPKGHAVAYVTMAMRIAYFKVHYPLAFYAAYLSRKADDFDSEFMLSLNSIKEKIDELSKEIKLDVRQKSQLAVSEIILEMHARGFGFLGIDIYKSDGFKFTIEDGKIRIPLVALNGLGGSVVENVTREREIGKFLSYEDLKRRTKTSQTVVEKLKLVNAIDGLSDTNQKSLF, encoded by the coding sequence GTGTATAAAAACAAAGTCAAAATAAAACCCCGTGGAAATATTTTTGAATCTATCGGGATAAAAAATATAGATATAACAGAGATAGTGGTATATGAGAGGGAAAAAAAGATAGAGCTAAATTGTCTGGTATCAACTACAGCAAGTCTAAAGGAACTTGATATCCTTGAAAATGCTCTGGCTACTAAATTCGGTGAAGATGCAGACCTTCATTTTGAATTGGAATTTTTAAATAAAGAGATCACAAAAAATGATTTAAAAGAGATCATAGAAAGAATTATACGGGAAATAAAAAGAAAAAATGCAATATCCCGATCTTTCCTCTATCTCTATAGAATAAGCATACAAAATGAACATATTGATATCGAACTGAAGAATGAAACGGCTGTGGACATTCTTATTGAATCCAATATTCATGAAAAGCTAAATCACAGACTAAAAAGATACGGGATAAGAAATTTTGAAGTAAGGCTTGTGTCTGGAGATTTTACAAAAGAGCTTAAAGAAGTGGATAATTCCATAATTAAAATCGAAAAAGAACTTGAGAAGAAAATAGTATCTGAAGAGTTAAAATCTACTGCTGCTGTTAAAAAAGCTGCACCTGTTGCTACATCAGAGAGTAGGGATGTGATCATAGGAAAAATTATAAAAGGCAAAACCATCTCTTTTGAGGCTTTTGGAGAGATATACGACGGTGAAAACTGTGTTCTAGAGGGACAGCTTTTTTCCATAGAGAGAAGAGAACTTAAAAGTGGAAAAATACTAGTTACATTCAATATTACAAATCTTGAAAATTCAATATCCTGTAAAAAATTTATGGAAAAATCCGAAGCAGACAAGCTTTCTATCAAAGAAAACATCTGGGTTAAATTAAACGGAAAAAAACAGCGGGATAAGTATTCAAATGATGAAGAGATACTCATGATGGGATCTATAAATATAATCGAGTCAAAAACAATTGAGAGGGAAGACAGGGCAGAGGAAAAAATGGTAGAACTCCACACCCATACAAAAATGAGTGAGATGGTCGGTTCTATCGATGCAAAAGACCTTGTGAAAAGAGCTCTGAAATACGGACATAAAGCTTTAGCTGTAACAGATTACGGTAGTGTGCATGCATTTCCATTTGTTTACAAAGCTGCCAAGGGCAGTGATCTCAAGGTTATCTTCGGATGCGATGCATATATGGTCGATGATACCCGTCCGATGGTTGAAAACCCCAAGGATGTTCTCATTCAGGAGGAAACCTATGTGGTGTATGACTTAGAAACCATGGGTCTCAACTCCCACGAAAATGAGATAATCGAGATTGGTGCAATAAAACTAAAGGGCACGAGAATAGTAGACAAATACTCTCAGCTTATTAACCCAGGGAAGAGTATCCCAGGTAAAATACAGGAACTTACAGGAATAACAGATGATATGGTTAAAAATGAGCCCTCTATAGAGGCTGTTTTACCTAAATTTTTAGAGTTTGCAGGAGATGCTACTTTAGTCGCCCACAATGCACGGTTCGATATAGGATTCTTAACCAGAGATGTTAAAAAATATATTGGTATCAAAGATTACAAACCATCTGTCATTGACACATTACAGTGGGCCAGAGACCTTCTCCCTGACCTAAGAGGGCACGGACTTAAGTCTGTTACAAAGAAGTTGGGGGTAGCTCTTGAAAATCACCACAGAGCCGTTGATGACTCACAGGCTACTGCTCACATGTTTGCTATTTTTCTCGAAAAATTCATAGAGATGGGAGCAGTCAAACTAAATAAATTAGACGGTGTCTTTCCTGTAAACATAAAAAAACAGGACACCAGCAACGTAATACTCCTGGTAAAAAATAATACAGGCCTTAAAAATCTATATAAGTTGGTATCAGAAGCTCATATTAATTACTACGGAAATAAAAAGCCTAGGATCCCAAGGTCACTTATAGAGGAAAATCGCGAAGGAATAATTATAGGAGGACCTATGAGTATGCACTTTGCAAATGAAGGAGAACTGGCTTCAGCTTACTTTAGATACAACCTAGATTGTCTTAATGAAAAAATTGATTTTTACGACTACATAGAGCTTCAGCCGAGGGAAAGTTACAGCGAACTTAACGAAAAAGAGGGCACTGGAACAATAAGTTCCCTTGATAATATTCAAAAGGCAAATAAATTTTTATATGACCTGGCTAAACTGAAAGGTAAAAGGGTAACAGCAACTTCAAATGTCCATTATCTAGATGAAGAAGATCACAGGGTTAGAAGTATACTTCTCTATGGAAGTGGTGGAGTTTTCCGTGAAAATCAGTATAACTCAGACAACAAATTCTACTTCAGAACTACCAACGAGATGCTTAGAGAGTTTTTTTACTTAGGAGAAGGTGTAGCTAGAGAGATAGTTGTAGAATCCACAAACGCCATAGCTGATGAAATAGAAAATGTTCAACCAGTACCTAGTGGATTTTACCCTCCAAAAATAGACGATTCTGAAAAAATAGTAAAAGAGATGACATATGAGAAGGCATATAAGATCTATGGAAATCCACTTCCTGAGATAGTAGAACAGAGATTAGAAAGAGAATTGAAAGCAATTATTGGAAATGGATTCTCTGTATTATACCTTTCTGCTCAAAAGCTTGTAAAAGAGTCTCTAGACAATGGTTACCTTGTAGGTTCAAGAGGATCTGTAGGATCTTCTCTAGTGGCCTTCATGATGGACATTACCGAGGTTAATGCACTTTACCCTCATTATATCTGCTCTAATGAGGACTGCAGGTATTCTGAATTCATGGACAAGGAAGGAGCAGGGGTTGACCTTCCTGATAAGAGCTGTCCAAAGTGTGGAAAAAATCTCAAAAAAGAGGGACACGCTATTCCTTTTGAAGTTTTTATGGGATTTAACGGGGATAAAGTTCCAGATATCGACCTAAATTTCTCTGGGGAATACCAATCTGAAGTACACAGATACTGTGAAAGACTTTTCGGCAAGGAAAATGTATTTAAGGCGGGGACAATCTCCACCCTTGCTGAAAAAAATGCATATGGATATGTAAAAAAGTATTTTGAAGAGCATAATCTCTCTGTTAGAAATGCTGAAATTATAAGACTTGCAAAAAAATGTGAGGGTGCAAAGAAAACCACAGGACAGCATCCAGGAGGAATGATAGTAGTTCCCCAAGGACATTCCATATATGAGTTCTGCCCGGTACAAAAGCCTGCCAATGATGAAAAAAATGAATCTATAACAACACATTTTGATTACCACGTAATGGATGAACAGCTTGTAAAATTAGATATTCTAGGCCATGATGATCCTACCACCATAAAACTTCTTCAGGAATACACAGGAGTTGATATATACGATGTCCCACTAGCAGACCCAGAAACCTTAAAGATATTTTCAGGAACTGAGTCTTTAGGAGTTACTCCAGAACAGATCAATTCAGTTATTGGGACATACGGAGTCCCAGAATTTGGTACCCAGTTCGTAAGACAGATGCTTTTAGATACTATGCCAACTACATTTGCAGAGCTTGTAAGAATATCCGGGCTCTCTCACGGTACGGATGTTTGGCTAAATAACGCACAAGAGTTTGTCCGTAAGGGAGAAGCTACACTTTCGGAAATCATATCCGTTAGAGACGATATTATGAACTATCTTATCGATTCTGGCATCGAAAAAGGAACTGCATTTAAAATTATGGAATTTGTTAGAAAAGGGCGTCCAAGTAAAGAGGCAGAAGCATGGGGAGACTATTCTAAACTTATGAAAGAACATGATGTTCCTGACTGGTATATAGAATCCTGTAGAAGAATAAAGTATATGTTCCCTAAGGGGCATGCCGTTGCCTATGTGACCATGGCAATGAGGATTGCCTACTTCAAAGTACACTATCCACTAGCATTTTATGCGGCTTACCTTTCGAGAAAAGCAGATGATTTTGATTCAGAATTTATGCTTTCTCTAAATAGTATTAAAGAAAAAATAGATGAGCTCTCTAAAGAAATTAAGCTTGATGTTAGACAAAAATCACAGCTTGCAGTTAGTGAGATAATCTTGGAGATGCATGCCAGAGGATTTGGGTTTTTAGGAATAGATATATATAAATCAGATGGCTTCAAGTTCACTATAGAGGATGGAAAAATAAGAATCCCTCTGGTAGCCCTAAACGGTCTAGGAGGATCCGTAGTAGAAAATGTAACAAGAGAAAGGGAAATAGGAAAATTCCTCTCCTATGAAGACCTTAAAAGAAGAACAAAGACTTCACAGACCGTTGTAGAAAAGTTGAAATTAGTCAATGCAATAGACGGTTTGAGCGACACAAATCAAAAATCTCTTTTCTAA
- a CDS encoding gamma carbonic anhydrase family protein translates to MIYKLGDLMPSIGENNFIAENATVIGDVRTGNNVSIWFNAVLRGDLAPIIIGDDSNVQDNVTLHVDYDTPVELGNGVTIGHNAIIHGCKIGDNSVIGMGATLLNKVVIPKNCLVAAGSVVGPKLKIEEGDLVVGNPARIARKMSEDNIAYLSKTKKIYTDDIEIYLTQLEKIK, encoded by the coding sequence ATGATTTATAAATTAGGAGACCTTATGCCATCAATTGGAGAAAATAACTTTATTGCCGAGAATGCCACAGTTATAGGGGACGTAAGAACAGGAAACAATGTAAGCATATGGTTCAATGCAGTTTTGAGAGGAGATCTGGCCCCTATAATCATAGGTGATGACAGCAATGTCCAGGATAATGTTACCCTCCATGTAGACTATGATACTCCTGTAGAGCTTGGAAACGGAGTTACAATAGGGCACAACGCCATAATTCACGGATGTAAGATCGGAGACAACAGTGTTATCGGAATGGGGGCAACTCTTTTAAACAAAGTTGTTATCCCTAAAAACTGCCTTGTAGCTGCAGGATCTGTGGTCGGTCCTAAACTGAAAATAGAAGAGGGAGACCTTGTGGTGGGAAATCCCGCCAGAATAGCTAGAAAAATGTCAGAGGATAATATAGCATATCTTTCAAAAACTAAAAAAATATACACTGACGATATAGAGATTTACTTAACACAACTTGAAAAAATCAAGTAA
- a CDS encoding GGDEF domain-containing protein — protein MIIEKNINVFLDTIETINNKLIDKASYDLMTGVFNRHTGIEKLELMIQKSKFKNEPLTGCFIDVDGLKFVNDNFSHNDGDELIKKIASILKSFSREEDLLFRLGGDEFFMAFLGVNHSDAENIFLRINIYLSEYNKTSEKPYDLRISYGINSYDHNKNIDEFIDSADTKMYKQKSEKKILQI, from the coding sequence ATCATTATTGAAAAAAATATCAATGTTTTTTTAGATACCATAGAAACCATAAATAATAAATTAATTGATAAGGCTAGTTATGACTTAATGACCGGGGTATTCAACAGACATACAGGTATAGAGAAACTAGAACTTATGATTCAAAAATCAAAATTTAAAAATGAACCCCTCACAGGATGCTTTATAGATGTAGACGGATTAAAATTTGTGAATGATAATTTTTCTCACAATGATGGAGATGAACTTATTAAAAAAATAGCTTCCATTCTTAAAAGCTTTTCTAGAGAGGAAGATTTATTATTTAGATTAGGTGGGGATGAATTTTTTATGGCCTTTCTAGGCGTCAACCATTCAGATGCAGAAAATATATTTTTAAGAATAAATATTTACCTGAGTGAGTACAACAAAACTAGTGAAAAGCCTTATGATCTAAGAATAAGCTATGGGATTAACTCTTACGATCACAATAAAAATATTGATGAATTTATTGATTCTGCTGATACAAAGATGTATAAGCAAAAATCTGAAAAAAAGATTCTTCAGATCTAA
- a CDS encoding acyl-CoA thioesterase yields the protein MNSKPNQATTLHRVYYNETDQMGRVYHGNFVNWMEKGRTEWLRSKGISYKELESIGVFLPVKDIGIEYFLPVEYDDVVKINAQADCITKIKVEFKYEMTDKSGEKLYARGKSTNIFTGKDGKPKRIDNEFLRIIREVK from the coding sequence GTGAACTCTAAGCCGAATCAGGCGACAACTCTCCACAGGGTATATTACAACGAAACAGATCAGATGGGCAGGGTGTACCACGGGAATTTTGTCAACTGGATGGAAAAGGGCAGGACCGAGTGGCTGAGAAGCAAGGGAATCTCATACAAAGAGCTAGAAAGTATAGGGGTATTCCTACCTGTTAAGGATATAGGTATTGAATATTTTCTCCCGGTAGAGTATGATGATGTGGTGAAGATAAATGCCCAGGCAGACTGTATAACAAAAATTAAAGTTGAGTTTAAATACGAGATGACCGATAAATCTGGGGAAAAATTATACGCCAGAGGTAAATCTACAAATATATTCACAGGAAAAGACGGAAAACCAAAAAGAATAGATAATGAGTTTCTAAGGATTATTAGGGAGGTAAAATAA
- the rimM gene encoding ribosome maturation factor RimM (Essential for efficient processing of 16S rRNA), with protein MSDLLNVAKISGTHHLKGAVKVVSHMDDIELLIGNKVIVETPAGLKRVLTVTSAGFLMGNKAVLEFEEITNKVDAAALAGSMILVKRELIGIGEDEYLASDIIGMDVVELNGESIGKVTDVFETPAHEIYVVNEGAEEIMIPGIEKFIKEIDFENRKITVELIDGMKPEKE; from the coding sequence ATGTCAGACCTTTTAAATGTTGCTAAAATTTCCGGAACTCATCATCTAAAGGGAGCAGTAAAAGTAGTTTCCCATATGGATGATATCGAGCTCCTCATAGGAAATAAAGTAATTGTCGAAACTCCAGCTGGATTAAAAAGGGTGCTTACAGTTACCTCTGCTGGATTTTTGATGGGAAACAAAGCAGTTTTAGAGTTTGAAGAGATAACAAATAAAGTTGATGCTGCTGCCCTTGCTGGATCTATGATCCTCGTAAAAAGAGAGCTAATCGGCATAGGAGAAGATGAATATCTCGCAAGTGATATTATCGGTATGGACGTGGTTGAATTAAACGGAGAATCCATCGGGAAAGTGACTGATGTTTTTGAAACTCCAGCCCATGAAATATACGTTGTTAATGAAGGGGCTGAGGAGATAATGATTCCAGGTATAGAAAAGTTTATCAAAGAGATCGATTTTGAGAACAGAAAAATAACAGTAGAGCTCATTGACGGAATGAAACCAGAAAAGGAGTAA
- the rsmA gene encoding 16S rRNA (adenine(1518)-N(6)/adenine(1519)-N(6))-dimethyltransferase RsmA has translation MSFKHKKKFGQNFLTNQSEVLKQIMEVSGVEETDVILEIGPGEGALTELLLEASSKVNCVEIDRDLEKILVKKFNQNPKFNLIMQDVLTVDFDKQIGEKVKVVANIPYYITSPIINKLIENRRYVDEIYIMVQKEVAERICAKSGKERSTLTLAVEYFGDAEYLFTIPKEFFQPVPKVDSAFMSIKLRKDNSRIEEISEDTFFKYVKASFSNKRKNLLNNISTLGIPKDEVREKLEEAEIDGKRRAETLSIDEFMNLIKVFEK, from the coding sequence ATGTCTTTTAAGCATAAAAAAAAGTTTGGTCAAAATTTCCTCACTAATCAGAGTGAGGTCTTAAAACAGATAATGGAAGTCTCAGGTGTGGAAGAGACAGATGTGATCTTAGAAATAGGGCCCGGAGAAGGTGCTCTTACTGAGCTGCTTCTAGAAGCATCGAGCAAGGTGAACTGCGTAGAGATCGACAGAGACCTAGAAAAAATACTGGTTAAAAAATTTAACCAGAACCCTAAATTTAATCTAATTATGCAGGATGTACTCACTGTGGACTTCGATAAACAGATAGGGGAAAAGGTAAAAGTCGTGGCAAACATACCATATTACATCACCTCGCCTATAATAAACAAACTTATCGAAAACAGAAGGTACGTAGACGAGATCTATATAATGGTGCAAAAAGAAGTCGCAGAGAGAATCTGTGCAAAATCGGGTAAGGAGAGAAGTACTCTCACCCTTGCAGTAGAATATTTCGGAGATGCCGAATACCTTTTCACAATTCCAAAAGAGTTTTTCCAGCCTGTACCTAAGGTGGACTCAGCATTTATGTCTATAAAACTGAGGAAGGACAACTCCCGTATAGAGGAGATTTCAGAAGATACTTTCTTTAAATATGTAAAGGCTTCTTTTTCTAATAAGAGAAAGAACCTTCTAAACAACATCTCTACTCTTGGGATTCCAAAAGATGAGGTAAGAGAAAAATTAGAAGAGGCAGAGATTGACGGGAAAAGAAGGGCCGAAACCCTTTCTATAGATGAGTTTATGAATTTGATCAAAGTATTTGAAAAATAA